The following proteins are encoded in a genomic region of Cryptomeria japonica chromosome 11, Sugi_1.0, whole genome shotgun sequence:
- the LOC131039954 gene encoding RING-H2 finger protein ATL5-like, whose protein sequence is MLLWLETTPNSAGPQQRLPPSSSSNNNKIAVEMEMGVFNYRCDEEGEKECVICLSEYEEDDAVVALKPCHHNFHVDCIRRWLQCKLQCPLCNACPLQKFGSQARNDVALEIPSTFPVAD, encoded by the coding sequence ATGTTGCTATGGCTGGAGACGACTCCAAATTCAGCAGGTCCACAGCAGCGATTGCCTCCATCGTCTTCTTCCAACAATAATAAGATTGCTGTGGAAATGGAAATGGGGGTATTCAATTACAGATGTGATGAAGAAGGAGAGAAGGAATGCGTTATCTGCCTGAGTGAATACGAAGAGGATGATGCGGTGGTAGCACTAAAACCGTGTCATCACAACTTTCATGTGGACTGCATTCGAAGGTGGCTACAGTGCAAGCTTCAGTGTCCCCTCTGCAACGCATGTCCGCTTCAGAAATTTGGATCCCAAGCTCGAAATGATGTTGCGCTTGAAATTCCATCTACGTTCCCTGTGGCGGATTGA